Within the Hippoglossus stenolepis isolate QCI-W04-F060 chromosome 2, HSTE1.2, whole genome shotgun sequence genome, the region atatacatgttttaaCCTGCAGGTGTGACAGTGATTGACAAGCCCTTATGACTGCTCTTGACACCCGCCGCTGACTCGGAGCAGAATGTATTCTCCTGCTGAATACTGATCTTGGATCTGTTTATGATGCCAATGCTTGGTTATTTGGGCAGCATTCGCACAGGCACTGACGCAGATGAAGGAAATGACAagagtgttgttgttgttgaagacgatgaagaagatgatgatgaagatctTTGCACTTACCTGAACAGGGGGGGCGCTGTAACTGACGGGGGGAATGGAACCCGTGTTTTAATCCCCCTCCTGGCAGGACTGCAGCAGCGACTGGACTAAGCAGTTTGAAGCACCACTGAACCGGTGCAGTGCCATTGAAACGCTACTGAAATCAAGCTACTACAACTGCAAAGGGACTTTAACATGACTCATGTTAACGCGAACCAGCACCGAGGAAGACCACTGTTCTGATCCATGGGAGAGGAAGGCCGAGAACGAACATTTGGGTCTAAAATCTTTGTTTCtccttcgtttttttttttatcctcctgAGACGTGtgttcgagtgtgtgtgtgcgtgcttgcaTTTAATGGTGCTCCACTGCTTGCacatgtgagcatgtgtgtgtttgtgtgcatctgtgtggtGACGCCGCATGAGCGCACTccgtctgacctctgaccttttacAGTTTTGCAGTGTTGCTGTTCAAGAGTGCCTGAATGTCAAATTACGCCCCCGTCCCCTCTCTTCTCCGTTGTTTAGCCTCGAGTGCTGTTACCGGACAGAGCGCGGCTGGACTCGGCCGCTGCCCTGcgacagagaaacacatttggAGAGCAGACTTAAAGTGTCGGCGCGTCGGTTGCATTAGTCCGCATGAATTCAGAACGGCCGTGTGAGAGGCAGCTGcagaaaatgtacatttctttttcttctaaaGCAAAAAAACGGAAAGAAAAACCCAAGACTTTCACTGGAACTCTtctgaagaaggagaaaagccttgttttgagtttttgcagtgacagacagagggagaagctGACACACAGTTGGATGTATGAGTGCTTTGCCGTCACCTGGCAGCCGTCTTTACCGTGGTTCTAACCACTGACGACAACGACAGCCTGAACTCACTGCATGGTCCCCGTCTCTGAACCTCGTATCCTTCGACAGTACCCTCTTCTCCTTTCGGTGTAGCAACCCTATAAACTACTGCACACCCTGACGTACTATGAATGTGCcaatttcagtgtttttttctgttccgTCTCTCTTGATTACTCTACTGATCTGTTCTCTCTTTCTGGAAAGTGACCAAACCTActcttgatttttttctcttcagtctctttctcttccttcttcctcctacTATTGAAAACTTGCTATAATAGTAACTGGTATCGCTGTTTCTTGTCAGTGTATTGAGGAATGTCATGTAGGCTAATGACTTTGAAAACGTTTCATTACTTGTtttatattatcattaataaataTGCTTCTTGTATTTAAAGCTGTGAAATGAtataatctgtttttaaaactttgccAAATCAGTAAAACATTGAAAtggaacctgtgtgtgtgatattttaatagttttaccATAACTCATTTATTATAATGTCAAACAGGCTGTGTTATTTAATTTCTGCATAAATCATGTCCTTGGTTACAAGTGTGCAAACGTTGGCATTATGGGGATAACTGGAGCTTTTTTCTGCAATACATAAGGGACATGTGGATAGGATGTGTGAGAGTGCAGAAATACTGCAggaagtaatgtaatgtacatcCACAGTATGTAGTAAATAGCAGTTAAAGATAGCAGCAGTTGTAGTATGatgtacagtaaaaaaaactacacaaaaacaTGCTATTATTGCCAAATTCCAAATTACTTTCAGCCCTTATCAAGACTGAATTTCACACATTACAAAGTCTGAGATATAATGTGTATAAAAAGTTATAACACACAGTGATGTGTTCACTTTCTATCTTCTTTACATGGAGAGAAACCGTCTGGTGCTCATACAGAACAGTGTGATAAGTTAAGTGTATTTAAAGGAGGTTGACAGTTAAGTAAAGACACATGAGTCAAAGTTGTGGAACCACCTCATCTCCTTCGCTCCATGTAACAACCGCGGAGGTTATGAAAGCGGAGCTCGCCCGCTGATTGGCTGTTGCTGGGGCGACCTGCAGTCTCACTATCATCGCTCCACACCGCGGGCCAATCAGGGAGGGCGGCTCGGCCCCCGCGACGTCAGTCTCCTCTCCGCTCGGCCAATCACGGCGTTGGATCTCCCTGTACATTACCCCGGGTCTTCCGCCTCTGTCTCAGGTGAACGGGACGGTTCCTCGGGAAGGTGAGAGATCAACAACGTCCTCAGACGCAGTTTAATGACTTAGAGGGATTTAATAATGTCTTATTCTTTAATTCACTAACGGCTAACGTGAAGGCTGAAGCTAACTTGTTGTTGAGCCGTAATGGAGGCAGCGCGCgggtgtgtagttgtgtgtaaACGATCTCCAGTCCTGAGAGGAGACGCGATGggttttaattaataaacacTCAATTAAACAAATGTGGTGCACGAAGGAGTGACGCAGGGACTattgttaattatttaaatgtaacacggctgagacacagagagattaTGGGATGTTTTTATGTGCGGAAGTCTGTTGTCTGAGACTAGAACAAACTGTTTTATCACCAGGTTGCAGTGAAATGTTAAAGTAGTTACAACAATAGACTGTTATTAGTGTTATTATACATGCTTGTGAATGAAATGTGGTTTATTAATTGTGTCTTGGAGATTTTAGGCAATATTTTGTTGTAGGAAATTGAAGCAGGTTGAAATTAATGGTGACAAAATATTAAGATAAAGTGTAAATACTGATGTTGAGATGTGGTAACAAGCTCTAATGTGACACAAatagataaagatggacagatATAGTTCTGCATGAATCATTTTAGGGCCGAGCgataaaagaaaatccacatCCGTCTATTTTTATGGCTATTGCGACACACGtctctttattatttcttttaagtttcaAGATATAGTCACCATTAGATCATGTGTTGTACCTCCTCACTGCGTTTGCACAATGTAAAAGCATTTTAtcgatatatatttttttatcgcCTACCTCTAGATAAGTACACATGTTAGAACTGTGACCTCTTTTTTCATGCGTTAAAAGCCCAAATATTAAATGACTTATTTCTTTCTTCTGGTGAAGTGAAGATTAATTTATCTTGATGTTTATTTgatgtattgttattataattactttaaatgatttaataagCAAATGTGTCCATTacgattattttattttaagattattttatcGTAATACCCTCATTTTGTACTGTTGTACATATTGTACAGTGTTTCAAAATTTTCTCCTATTTTAGCCTTAATATGATAAAGATATAAAGCTTGTTGTAGATGGTCTTTTCTTGACATTGTTTTTGTGAGTGTTTATAGAGAAAACCACAGTTTCATTCCATGTATGTAACATATGTGTTCCTGTTTTCCAGTCTTCTCTCCAGACCTGCAGCCACCTTCCTTTATCCATCATGATGGTGAACGGCTCGGCAGACATCTTGAGCTCTGCCTACCTTGCAGTGGAGTATGTCGACGCAGTGCTACCCGAGAACCCCTTCCAGCCGTCCCTGGAACACGCGTGGGGCTACATGATGGACAACTACACCAAGTTTCAGATTGCCACCTGGGGGTCGCTCATAGTCCACGAGTTCatctacttcttcttctgtctgccTGGTTTCATCTTCCAGTTCCTGCCCTTCATGCAGAGATACAAGATCCAGCAGGTGGTCCAGCaacgtgtgtgttgtttgtggttGTTGGAGGTCATTTTATTTCCTCAGTGTGAGGTTTGTCTGACTAAGCCTCTCCACTGTGCCTGCAGGACAAACCAGAGACCTGGGAGAAACAGTGGAGATGTTTCAAGATGCTGCTGTTCAACCATTTCTGCATCCAGCTGCCACTGATCTGTGGGACGTACTACTTCACTGAATACTTCAACATCCCGTACGACTGGGACTCCATGCCACGCTGGTCAgtgtttaattatatataagcaaataaaaatatataatactgtGTATAAAAAGAGCaagaacaatttaaaacataaaaaccaggaaaaactaaagaaaatcTTGGAGAATAAAAGTGAAAGACTTAATAAATTGATATAACGGGCAGgatgtgaaaaacatttttgaaccGAACTAATCGTTTtatggtgtttgtttgttttgctggtCAGAATATTTCAGTGAGTTTTTcctgtccctccctctgtctccaggCCGTACGTCCTGCTTCAGTGCTTCGGTTGCGCTGTGGTTGAAGACACCTGGCACTACTTCCTCCATCGCATGCTGCATCACCGCAGGGTCTACAAGTACATCCACAAAGTCCACCATGAGTTCACTGTGAGTGGAATGCACAAGTGATAAGATGAATACACAGAAACACCCCCCTTTCTGGTTTGACTCTCAACCGTACAGTTAGTTATTAAACATGCTGCGGCTTCAACCAGTGAGTACGAACACATCATGGTACGTAACCGTCTCTCCTCTGTCGTCCAGGCTCCGTTCGGCATGCAGGCCGAATACGCCCATCCAGCTGAGACCCTCATCCTGGGAGCTGGTTTCTTCATCGGCATCATGCTCTTCTGTAACCACGTGTTCTTCCTCTGGGCCTGGGTGTCTTTCCGCCTGCTGGAGACCATCGACGTCCACAGGTAGGTTCCATAGAGCAGCAGCTACATTTTTTCTGATGTTAGCTCTTGCCAGTAGCTTGTGATATCAACCACTAGAGGGCCCCAGAGAACACCAGATGCTACTATCATGTTGTACCATCAGTGGACATTGATCCCCTTTATCATAATGTGGGCATTTTAcaattgttattatatttaagtgtattttttgataaataaaacacaaatgtatattggagatttaaatttgtttaaagattaaatatgaacatttcaTAAAATCTCACAAGACATGGGCCAAGTTCACAGATTCTGTTTGTATAATAATATCAGACTCTTGATATTTGAGTATGTGTATATTAGAAACATTATTTTGGATTTATCTATTCCTAAACCACTTGTCTTTCTGTGCTTTTATATTTGATCACTGATGTatgaaatattattaataacattaatatcTTAGTTCATGTTAAATAAGCAGCTGGTGCTGAATTTCATGAATATCATcaaaattgtcattttgatacAACATTTCGGATTATTTTCCACATCTCATCTTAAGAAACTTTTGTCTTGTtggaaaatgtctaaaaactaGTAAttttaggttttgtttttcatattatttttaattgaaaagGTGACTTACCCTGTACTtcccgtctttctctctcagcgGCTATGACATCCCCCTGAACCCTCTCCACCTCATCCCCTTCTACGCCGGCACCCGTTTCCACGACTTCCACCACATGAACTTCGTGGGGAACTACGCCTCCACCTTCACGTGGTGGGACAAGGTGCTGAACACGGACAACCAGTACAACAAACACCTGGTGAAACAGGGACTCAAGAAGGAGGAGTAAACCGCTCACACCTCTGTTCACACACCTCGTGTGTCGGGAGGAGGGAGTGAGTGTcacagtgagcacacacacacattgtgtcagtgcacaatcaaacacacactcacacacactaaagctGTACTTTAAATGAATTATCTCTGCTGTTATTTAGATTCTGAATCAGACTGCCTGTAGTCTTCAGTCCACCCTCTGTGCCtctctgtgaaaacaagtgTTGTTGTGTGCTGCTCGCTGAATAAAAACCATCAACATCCTCATTTTTGATTTGTTGCTTTGTCGTTGAGCACGACCTCGCTCTGTGTACCTCTGAATGTTTCAGCACTTTAAGCGCTTCCTCTGGGAGTTGAACTGAGTCACGATGACACAGTTTTGAACTCTTTAAAGCTTCACTTTAACAGGAACTGACTAAACTCAGTGCTGACGCCTGGACCGAGTCAGAAGTGTTTCTtaagaaaaagatgaagaaaaacataaaaattaaaaaaggggGTGATTTGTCCGTGTGGAGCTTCCAGGATAATCAAGCCTATTTTGTTTAAGACTGTAACAATactaaaatgttgttttaatttttacaaaaataaatcttgagcatgttttgttttggtgtttcTGTCACATTACAATAAAACCTTTGAACTACATTGAACaggttgtgtttggttgtgttgagcagttttatttgtctgtatgtgATCAGACATGACATCTGTTCCATCGTTTTAAGGAGAtattgttcatcttcatcatcattcaaTCCTCTCGGTGAGTTTCTGTGGTTTGGCTGATCTCACAAGTCTGGGCTGATCAGGATGTGGAGGATTTCAAAGGGTCAAAGttccctgtgtctctgctgcactgTGGTCACACCCCTACAGCCCCATCCAGCACACAGCAGCATCAAGCCAACCAGAAGCAGCCCACACCGAACAGGAAGCGGCCTCACAACAAGAGCCTACGTCTCATTAGCTGGATTTATTTTGGTGCTCAGAGCTTTAAATTGAGAAAATTGAAAGACTCTACTTATAAGAAATAAACAACCAAATAAGACACACTATATTAATTAAtcatatgaaaaacacaaactgtagaATAGCCCCAGACGTTTGATTCTTGTCATGATGACAGAGTTTATTGCAGGTcgttttcatttaatttaatataatgatttttttcataaaagtgGCTGAAAAGAGCTTGAATGAACTAAAACACACAtcccaaaaaatatatttatgtgaaAACAAGTGGaatgaaacaacattttatgtGATTATCATATTTGAAGGTTATCATCTGTGTATTGTATCTGCAATTTAGTCAGTTTTATTATTCTATATTGGTCTTTCCAATTGTATcttcaaaacaactttttcttttactttagaaatatgaaataaacagcCTGTTGCAGttaatgtctttatttgtgtGAACTCAACATCTTTTAAATCTAAACTAGAAACTTTCCTTTGTAGCTGATGTGCTTTTCACTCGTCTGGTCGACTGGTCTCAATTGtatttgatcttttattaaaacttcttttaattgtttttaattcgtttttatttttaacccaATCCTcatattattttctgtcttaatATTCCATCCACCTGGAATGAAACGttctctataaataaagatctACTCGCTTGCTCAACTTTGAAAACCCCGGCCGGATGTgtgtcctccctctccctgacTTCCCGGTGGAGGGTGACTGGGAGCTCGGGCTCAGGTGGAGCAGCGCatcacacaggaggaggagagaggagagagggagcagaaggAGAGATATTTATagcctgaagctgcagcacagatcAGGCTTGGGACCGAGCcgcaggcagacacacacacacacactcacactcagggCTTCGGAGAGAAAAAGAGTCAACATGAAACTGTTCCTGTCGGTGGTTTTCCTCGGGCTCGCGACGGTCGCCCTGGCCGGTACCGACGGTGAGATCTCCTTCGAGTACCACCGTTACGAGGAGCTGCGGAAGGCGCTGGTGTCGGTGTGGCTGCAGTGTCCCACCATCACCCGCATCTACACCATCGGGGAGAGCTTCGAGGGCCGAGAGCTGCTGGTGCTGGAGATGTCCGACAACCCCGGGACGCACGAAGCTGGTCAGTTTTTTACGCACACATTAAAAAGTCCGCTCCATAATGCGGCGGTTGTgcgtgcaccccccccccaccctccccatCCCATCCCCACTGGTTTTCCTCCCCATCACCACACGCCGTgataacacaaaacacatcacGCACCTTTGGCGCATAGCAGCCTGGGTGGTGATGCTTTTTATTCTAAGGGTTATAATAAGGCAAACCGGAGTGGGGACGCTCGGATGACCGGAGGAGGAGCGCAGGTGTCGTGCCGTgcgtaaaacaaaaaaaccccgCTGAGCGCATGCAGGGGGGCCTGCTGCATTTCTCCAGAGCAGTGCGAGATGATAGATTGTGAGAGATCAGTCACGCAAAGCCGCCATTTTGCTGGTTGATAAGAATCTCTACGTGCTTATCTCGAATCTCGAAGTGCGAAAACAGCCCGAAGGCGGTGGCATCACCATGGCACAGCTCAGTGGGTGCagggtttcttttttaatttcaaattaatgATCATTTACAAGCAGAAGCAGATGCATCCGCAGTGTTGGGCTGCAACGTGAGCAGAGGGATACACATGGAGGGATGAATATTAAATGAACCTCTAGGTGTTGGTCAGCTGTATGTTTATAGATGGATGCACTTCATTTATCCCAGTTTGGGACATGATTGAAATGGGGATGGGGTCCGTCCCTGT harbors:
- the msmo1 gene encoding methylsterol monooxygenase 1, whose translation is MMVNGSADILSSAYLAVEYVDAVLPENPFQPSLEHAWGYMMDNYTKFQIATWGSLIVHEFIYFFFCLPGFIFQFLPFMQRYKIQQDKPETWEKQWRCFKMLLFNHFCIQLPLICGTYYFTEYFNIPYDWDSMPRWPYVLLQCFGCAVVEDTWHYFLHRMLHHRRVYKYIHKVHHEFTAPFGMQAEYAHPAETLILGAGFFIGIMLFCNHVFFLWAWVSFRLLETIDVHSGYDIPLNPLHLIPFYAGTRFHDFHHMNFVGNYASTFTWWDKVLNTDNQYNKHLVKQGLKKEE